Part of the Fibrobacter sp. genome, TTAGTGGAATTGGGTAGAAAACCCCTGAATCTCCCGACAGGAAACTTTCAGATAATGCATACCTGTTAGTTTTGTTTAAACAATTATCTTTTGTTTCCATTATCTTTCTTCTCTATACATCTTCACATGAGACTCTCTTATTCTCACCTGTTATCATCATCCAATCAACCTCATCCTCAAACTCGAATTTCTCATCAAAGCCTTATTATTGTTCACCGCTATGGATAAAGCCCTCGGAGTTCCCACAAAGACACATAACTGCCTTGCCCTGGTAAGGGCGGTATAAATCAGATTCCTCTGTAACATCACAAAATGCTGCGTTGACACAGGAATAACAACCGCTTTGAACTCACAACCCTGACTCTTATGAATACTTATACAGTACGCAGGCATCAGCTCATCGATATCCCTGCTGCTGTAATTCACCATACTGCCATCAATGTCAACCTGAAGTTCCGAATCTTCGGTGATTGCAACTATGGTCCCTATATCACCGTTAAACACACCAAGATCATAATTGTTCCTGACCTGCATCACCTTGTCACCAACCGAAAACCTGTACTGCCCCCGGCTGATAAATCGAGACGTCCTGTTAAGCTCCTTCTGAAGCGCCGCGTTGAGACTTTCTGTTCCAAGGATCCCCTTATGCATTGGAGAGAGCACCTGAATATCTGTCACAGGATTATACCCGTACCTCGCAGGAAGCCTGCGGCTGACAAGATCCACTATGGTCTCCAGCGCAGCCTCAGGGTCGCTTTGATTCATGAAAAAACAGTTGTCCTGTTTTGAATTTGTAAATGCAGGGGCTTTACCCCTGATAATCTCGTGCGCAGCAGTCACTATCCTGCTTGCCGCAGCCTGCCTGAAAACAGTTTTCAGGCAGACATGAGGAATCACACTGCTCTCAAGCAGATCACCCAGCACATTTCCTGCGCCCACCGACGGGAGCTGGTTGTTGTCTCCAACAAGAAGCAACTGTGTCTGGGGCCTGAGCGCGGCGAGAAATTGACGCATCAGAAGCACATCGATCATCGAAACTTCGTCAAGTATAACCACATCAGCGTCAAGCGGGTTTTCCTCGTTTCGCCCGAACCGATACCCCTCCGCCCCGGGTTTAAACTCCAGCAGCCTGTGAATTGTCCCGGCCTTTATCCCGGCCACACTTCCCATCTTCTGCGCCGCCCGACCGGTTGGCGCCGCCAGCACCACCTTGCGATTATGCTCGAGATAAAAAGAGACCAGGACCTGAAGAATTGTAGTTTTACCTGTCCCCGGCCCGCCTGTAAGCAGAAACAGCGGACTGCAGGCAGCCTTCCTGATCCCCTCTGTCTGAAGATCATCAGCACGCCAGTCGTTTTTTCGGTTGTACTCCTCAAGCCATCTTCCGGTCGATTCGTATGTAAAGGAGAGCATGTTTGCGGAACGCAGCTTCTTCAGTATCGCTTCTGCAATGTACTTTTCGGCGTAATAGTAAAGAGGAAGATATACCTTGTCGTTTTCCCTTATGAGCAGCTTTATATCAACAGCATGATCGAGCGAATATGTGACCTTTTCTTCCGCTGCTTCCAGAATCTCTGAAGCCCTTGACACAAGCTCAGCCGCGGGGAGAAAAGTGTTGCCATCCGATGATGCCTCCTGGATTACAAAGATCAAACCCGCACGTATTCTTTTATAGGAATCATGCGCAAACCCCATCTTCTGAGCAATCTGATCCGCCTTTTTAAACCCTACACCCCAGATATCCTCTACCAGGCAGTATGGATTCTCACTAATCTTCTGTCCCGCCTGTTCTCCATAGGCCTTGAATATTTTTATGACCATGTTTACAGACACATCATACTCTCTTAAGAACATCATGAGATCGCGCAGGTGCTTCTGACGGTCCCAGCCCTCCTTTATTCTCAGATATGTCTTCTTTCCTATCCCGGGGACCTCCATGAGTCTCTCCGGTTCCCGGTCCAGGATATCAAGGGTCTCCAGACCAAAACAACCTATTATCGCTTTTGAACGAACCGGACCGATATTTGTGAAAAGACCCGACCCCAGAAGAGCTCCGATTCCCTCCAGTGTCGTTGGCCTCATCAGTTGATAGGTCTTTACATTGAACTGTTTTCCGAATTTCCGATGCGACTCCCACTCACCCTCTACCTGGATCGATTCACCCGGAGCTACTGTGGGCATTACTCCCACACATGTATAAAGAATCGGGGAAGACTCTGTCTGAAGCTGCACTACTGTAAAACCGCTGTCCTCGTTCTGAAATGTAATACCGTTCACTATCCCGGTTAATGTAACCATGGCTATCCTCAGAAAAAAGTGCTGCTAATATATATGGAATATACAGAATGGAGCTTCCAATAAACGAATTGGAAATCCGGTACAGGGCAGAAAAAAGGGGGTGATAATCCACCCCCGGTATGCTCAAAGCAAATAAGCTGATCCGATAGTCAAAACCCGGAAAAACGGGAAAACTACCTGTTTCTCTTCTTGTGCCTGTTAAGGCGACGGGCTTTCTTCCGCTTATGCTTGTTTATCTTCGCTTTTCTCTTCTTTTTTACACTCGCCATCCGAATAATTCCTTTCAAAAAGGTATTTTCCGCTAAACGGTGTATAAATATGAATCCTGCTCCTTATTAACGTCAAGTTTTCCCTCTAAAAATCGAATGTACTGAAATATTTGTGCAACCCGGTTCTCTTTCTTAATCGTACCCATGCTCAACGTCAGCGGTGCTTGTAATGTCCTGATTTTTCTTTCTCTTAAGATTAAAGTAATCACGATTACAGAGCGCAAAAGGGGAAACGCTTCGCGTTTTCTCTTGCTCTTGCTAAGCGCCAGCTGTGCTCGTAATCGTCCTGAGGAAAAACAATTAGATTACGAGCACGAGAAGAGTACCTGCCTACACACAATATTCTTTAAAAACAGGAAAATCGCTGTAAATACTACGTCCCGATAAAGAATTTCAGCAGAGAAGAAATCATCCCATCCATATTCGTGGGAAAACCAGGTTCTTCACAGTAAACCTGAAGGATTTCAAGAATGGTTAACAGGTCAGAACGGCTCATGAGCAGTTTTTCTTTGTCCACCAGATCCGCAAGCACCTCCTCGATGCAGTCATAATAGAAAAGAAGCCTCTGCTGGTCCTGCTCTATCTGATCAGCTTCTTTAAGAAGCCTGTTACCATAAGTGACAATAACCTTCTTCTCCTCATCTGTAAGCACTACCTCTATTTTTTCTTTAGCCTGCTTTTCAGTGATATGTACATCTGAAAAACTGAATGCCTTGAGCCTCTCCCTTGCACCTTTGTATTTCAATATATACCGTCCATTTGACTTCTCGAAGTGCTCCTCAATAAGCTTTTCAGCCTTCTTCAGTTTACTCTTGTGGACATGGATGGCAAAACGCACGGTCGCCTCACTCTCGAGCGGAAGCGTATCTGATGCCATGTTATGAACATAGAAAAGGATCTCATTATCTCTCAGCATGGCTACTGCAAGAAGTAAATCGGTATGGGAAAAAGAATGATCCAACTCCTCAAAATCATCACTGTCAAGCTCCAGCGTATTTTTCTTTTTTTCCGTCTGGGGCGATTTCTTTATTTCAATATCACCCAGTTTACGTCTCCCAATCTCTTCAGCAAGCACTTTCAGCGCTTCCTCGGTATACTCCTCCGCGTGATTCCTGTACTGGTCCAGAAGATATTCATCACTGAACTCCAATACCGATTCCAGCAATTGTTCCATCCTGTCTCCTTTCAGACCTTGATTTATTTGATTAAATGATTTCCTGATCTCGCAGAAGTACTGAACTAGACATCAATATGTTTAATACATTTCATTCATTATAACATAACTGTAATTTTTTGATAATCTTTTCCGATATAGAATAGAAATATACTTAAAACTCATTTATCTGAATTCATGATTCAGGAATCCTCCGTGCCCACCCCGTTTTAAAAACACCCTTTCATCGAATGGAGTAATAGTCTGTACCATACCTTCAGATCATTTGGTCAGGAGTGTTCTAAGGTACAGATGATGTAGAATCGAATCAGACTCGCCTGGGAAGTGCTCTGGGGGTGTGAATATAATAAGGTAATAAGGTTTTTTCTGTACATTTGTTTAACTCTGTTACTACTAAGGTCAGGCCAGACTGATACCAAGGTTTAGAGGAAAAAACATGTTCAAGGCAGGGATAGTACTTTCTGTGAAATAGAGTGCGTTCACTGTGTTTGGAGCTTAAACGGCATAATCGATCCAAAAATTGGACAGATGCTTACGTCCTGTTCATTATTCTGTCCGTTTAATGATGTGGATGTGTGTTTTTTTATGTCTAGATTATGACAGAGGGCCGTGTCCTGTTAGCCTTCTCAAAGCCCTGGTGCTGTTTTGCAGGAAACAAATTTTCGAGGTCACCATTTCACCTTCGGGGTGAAAAAATGACTTAACTGAATAAAAATTGCCCCTGCTAAGTAAAAAATTCACCCCAGAGGTAACTTAAGGACTTTACAGCCCTCATCCCGGAAAATTTCCGTTTCCTGATGTCCCCACTAATAATAAAAAACAACAATTAATCTAACCCGGCCACGCCTGTACCTTTTCCTGATCTGATAAACTTCGCTATTGATAACCAGCCCTGTATTTTTCATTCAATTTTCCCAACCATATTGCAGAGATGTACTGGCAGCTGAAATGTCTGATTATCTCCCCTCATCCGTTCTTAAATCACTTATCATTGAATTTAAAATCACAGTTCAGAACTAATCACCAATGAATTATCTTTCCAGATTACCTGAAAAACTTTCCTGGGAAAAACAACTGTGTGTTGAATAAATTATTTCACCATTTCATTCGAAATCGATGGCAACGGTTTTTCCCGGAAAAATGACGAATACCTCTTCCCGGTTCACCGACCGGGTTTTTAATAGAAAGCTTACAAAAAATGAGTATCAAAAAGCCCTCATACCTCTTCGCATTCGATCTTGACGGAACGCTTCTTGACTCCGGTAAAAAGATCTCCCCTGCAAACCGTAAAGCACTCCAGGAGATATCAGACCTTGGTGCGGTTGTGGCATTCTCATCTGGACGGCTAGGGGGAAGTATAGAAAAGGTTGTGGAAACCATTGACCTCGATGTAGCAGTGCTTACCCTCAACGGCGCTGAAGTGTACACGGATCGTTCACACGGCTCAAAGCTCATTTATCACGCTCCCCTCTCACCCCTTAACGCAGATTATCTTCTTGATTATTTCAAGGCTGATACTTTTAACCTCAACTACTATGTCGGAGGAAAACTCTACTCTGTTTCCACTCCACAGACCCGTCCCTGGATCGATCTTTACTATCAGCAAACCTCAACAGCCTGCAATTTTCTCGATTCGTTCGACTCCTTCCGCGGCAAAAGCCCGTCTAAAATCATTTTTGTAGGTGAAAAAGCAGAAATGGACAAACAAGAATCATTCTTCCGGTCACTGTGGAAAGATGACATTTACATCTGCAGAACATGGGATTACTACCTCGAATTTCTCAATCCTCGCGCAAACAAAGGTGACGGGCTCACTGCTCTCGCTGAATCCTACGGCCTGGGAATCAATGATGTCATCGCGTTCGGGGATGCATCAAACGACATTCCCATGCTTAAAAGCGCCGGACTGGGTATCGCGGTAGGAAATGCATCCGATGAGGTAAAGGCAGCAGCCGGAAAAGTTTCTGAGTGGACAAATGATCAGGATGCGGTCGCGAGAGAATGGGAAATTCTAAAAAAAAGCCTTTTTTTCAGTTGATCTCAAATACCGGCGTTGCAGCCTGTCTCTGAGCCACATGCAGTGATGTGGAAATGTCTTCTTTGTCAAGCAGAGTACTGACTGTCCTGACCGCCAGTTCAGGAGTGTTATGATCGCGGCTCAGATGGCACAATACTACCATTTCCGGTGTTCTCGATGAGCTGCGAATTGTCCTCACAAGCGCATCAGCCGCCTGATAGTTCGAAAGATGTCCCTGCTCTCCTGTTACCCTCTTTTTATGCAGGTAGGGACGGTTGGGGTTTTTCCATAAAAGATCGGGATCATGATTAGACTCTATCACTATTGCACGGGAATCCCTGAAATAAGGGATCAGTGTGTCTGGAAAATGACCCAGATCCGATGCATAAGCCAGATATTTCTCTTTCGCTCCGTCCGGACTGATATTGAACCCCGATGTCACATTATCTGCATCGTGCGAAATCTCAAAAGGCTGCAGCAGAAAAGAACCGATTTTTAATTTTTTATCAGAATAACATCCCAGAGATAATTGCTTTAAGTGCTCTTTTCTGAAAGATGCCTGAAGGATCGGAAGATTTCTCTCGTGTACCCACAGGGAGATGTTGTTTTTCAGGCAGACCCGAAGTGTTGAATAATTGAAGTGATCCGAATGAAGATGCGTGATTACGATTGCATCGAGATCCTGAGGTTCAGTACCAGCTTCTTTCAGCACCTCCCCTATCCTCTTCTGACTCATCCCTGCATCGATAAGTATCCTGCAGTCACCCTCAGTAATTAAAGTACAATTTCCACTCGACCCGCTTCGGAGAACACTGAATTTCACGATTTTTCCTGCTTCGTATACCTGAAATAAGGGAAAAAAGAAAATCTACTTTGCGCCTCCTTATACTACAACGATTGCATTTCACCATCCCTCATCGTGCTCATGCTCAGCGAAAGCGGTGCTCGTAAAACAAAAACGGGAAATTATTTCTTTAGTTTATCCAGTAAGTAAAATTAACCGACAAGCACAGATGATTACAAAAGAAACCAAGGGGTTTGCTCCACCATCCCTGATACTCATTGTTTAGCATCCTGACAATATCAAACCCCATGGTCAATCCCATTTTATCTTCATTTTTTTTACCATTCGATACTACAAAACCTGCATAAGAAAAGTTTTTCGCCATATAGATAATTTCCACCTTTGTCATCCTGTACTTTGCTCCGAAGAGCTTCTTTACATCACCTTCCAATGATTTACTGATAAGACCAACATAGTCTCTTACCCCTAAGCGCA contains:
- a CDS encoding AURKAIP1/COX24 domain-containing protein, translated to MASVKKKRKAKINKHKRKKARRLNRHKKRNR
- a CDS encoding ATP-dependent RecD-like DNA helicase translates to MVTLTGIVNGITFQNEDSGFTVVQLQTESSPILYTCVGVMPTVAPGESIQVEGEWESHRKFGKQFNVKTYQLMRPTTLEGIGALLGSGLFTNIGPVRSKAIIGCFGLETLDILDREPERLMEVPGIGKKTYLRIKEGWDRQKHLRDLMMFLREYDVSVNMVIKIFKAYGEQAGQKISENPYCLVEDIWGVGFKKADQIAQKMGFAHDSYKRIRAGLIFVIQEASSDGNTFLPAAELVSRASEILEAAEEKVTYSLDHAVDIKLLIRENDKVYLPLYYYAEKYIAEAILKKLRSANMLSFTYESTGRWLEEYNRKNDWRADDLQTEGIRKAACSPLFLLTGGPGTGKTTILQVLVSFYLEHNRKVVLAAPTGRAAQKMGSVAGIKAGTIHRLLEFKPGAEGYRFGRNEENPLDADVVILDEVSMIDVLLMRQFLAALRPQTQLLLVGDNNQLPSVGAGNVLGDLLESSVIPHVCLKTVFRQAAASRIVTAAHEIIRGKAPAFTNSKQDNCFFMNQSDPEAALETIVDLVSRRLPARYGYNPVTDIQVLSPMHKGILGTESLNAALQKELNRTSRFISRGQYRFSVGDKVMQVRNNYDLGVFNGDIGTIVAITEDSELQVDIDGSMVNYSSRDIDELMPAYCISIHKSQGCEFKAVVIPVSTQHFVMLQRNLIYTALTRARQLCVFVGTPRALSIAVNNNKALMRNSSLRMRLIG
- a CDS encoding MBL fold metallo-hydrolase, producing MKFSVLRSGSSGNCTLITEGDCRILIDAGMSQKRIGEVLKEAGTEPQDLDAIVITHLHSDHFNYSTLRVCLKNNISLWVHERNLPILQASFRKEHLKQLSLGCYSDKKLKIGSFLLQPFEISHDADNVTSGFNISPDGAKEKYLAYASDLGHFPDTLIPYFRDSRAIVIESNHDPDLLWKNPNRPYLHKKRVTGEQGHLSNYQAADALVRTIRSSSRTPEMVVLCHLSRDHNTPELAVRTVSTLLDKEDISTSLHVAQRQAATPVFEIN
- a CDS encoding HAD family phosphatase → MSIKKPSYLFAFDLDGTLLDSGKKISPANRKALQEISDLGAVVAFSSGRLGGSIEKVVETIDLDVAVLTLNGAEVYTDRSHGSKLIYHAPLSPLNADYLLDYFKADTFNLNYYVGGKLYSVSTPQTRPWIDLYYQQTSTACNFLDSFDSFRGKSPSKIIFVGEKAEMDKQESFFRSLWKDDIYICRTWDYYLEFLNPRANKGDGLTALAESYGLGINDVIAFGDASNDIPMLKSAGLGIAVGNASDEVKAAAGKVSEWTNDQDAVAREWEILKKSLFFS